In one Anaerolineales bacterium genomic region, the following are encoded:
- a CDS encoding transcriptional regulator codes for MTLGSLTDFLPYLIPVLLLEWVLMIIAIMDLIRRERTRGLPKWAWALIVIFIQIFGPIVYLIFGREE; via the coding sequence ATGACATTAGGTAGCCTGACTGATTTTCTTCCTTACTTAATCCCGGTACTCCTGCTTGAATGGGTCTTGATGATCATCGCGATCATGGACCTGATCCGGCGAGAGAGAACCCGCGGGTTACCCAAATGGGCCTGGGCGTTGATCGTGATTTTCATCCAGATTTTTGGCCCCATCGTTTACCTTATTTTCGGGCGAGAGGAATAA
- a CDS encoding nitroreductase, which produces MEFFDVIKNRHSIRTFTNQPVEAEKLQKILETANLAPSAGNLQAYEIYVVMDAKKRDGLSCAALAQEYIAVAPVALVFCTHPELTQGRYTERGTRLYTVQDATIACSFAMLAATALGLGCVWVGTFDEKVVRTIIGAPESQVPVVILAVGYPAEFPDQHPRRPLDQITHLVNN; this is translated from the coding sequence ATGGAATTCTTCGATGTCATAAAAAACCGGCATTCGATCCGCACGTTCACCAATCAGCCCGTTGAGGCTGAAAAGCTGCAAAAGATCCTGGAAACGGCCAACCTGGCACCCTCAGCCGGTAATTTGCAGGCCTATGAAATTTACGTCGTAATGGATGCGAAGAAACGCGACGGATTGTCTTGTGCCGCCCTCGCCCAGGAATATATCGCCGTGGCTCCAGTGGCCTTGGTGTTCTGCACCCATCCTGAGCTGACCCAAGGTCGATATACCGAGCGTGGGACACGGTTGTATACCGTTCAGGATGCCACAATCGCTTGCTCGTTTGCCATGCTGGCTGCCACTGCCCTGGGGTTAGGTTGCGTATGGGTCGGGACCTTTGATGAAAAGGTGGTGCGCACGATCATCGGGGCACCCGAGAGCCAGGTGCCGGTGGTCATCCTGGCGGTCGGTTACCCAGCCGAATTCCCCGATCAACACCCTCGCCGCCCCCTGGACCAAATTACGCATTTAGTAAACAACTAA
- a CDS encoding insulinase family protein translates to MNEALTKLTLPNGMLVLLKEIHTSPIISHWIWYRVGSRDEVPGITGASHLVEHMLFKGTPKFPTGALDQAISREGGYLNAFTFLDWTSFFVTLPADKVDLALQIEADRMVNCLFEPEEVNAERTVVISERQGSENEPLFRLGEEVQSSAFRVHPYHHEIIGDLTDLYTMKREDIYKLYQSYYIPNNAVLSIAGDFDTQTMLDRIRQLYEPQVAGANPPRLVRTEPPQIGERRVSVEGPGETVFLQVSYRAPAADDPDFFALNLLDSLLTGPTNLNMFGGGITNKTCRLYTALVEKELAVSVNGGLQATIDPYLYTTVMTVHPAHTASDCIEAMDNEIKKLQDAPPPVEELERAMKQARAIFAYGSESISNQAFWMGFAEMFASVDWFNTYLDRLATVTPQDVQRMAQTCLRPQNRTIGVYLPEATSS, encoded by the coding sequence ATGAATGAAGCACTGACAAAATTGACCCTTCCTAACGGCATGTTGGTGCTTCTGAAAGAAATCCATACTTCCCCAATTATCAGCCATTGGATTTGGTACCGCGTTGGCTCACGGGATGAAGTACCTGGGATAACCGGTGCCTCTCATTTAGTGGAGCATATGCTATTCAAGGGTACCCCAAAATTTCCAACCGGTGCCCTCGACCAGGCGATCTCGCGCGAGGGCGGCTATCTCAACGCCTTTACTTTTTTAGATTGGACCTCATTCTTCGTCACCCTCCCGGCCGATAAGGTGGACCTTGCTTTACAGATTGAGGCTGACCGGATGGTAAATTGCCTGTTCGAGCCCGAAGAAGTGAATGCCGAGCGAACCGTGGTGATATCTGAGCGACAGGGGAGCGAGAACGAGCCCCTTTTCCGTCTGGGTGAAGAAGTGCAGTCTTCGGCATTCAGGGTGCACCCGTACCATCACGAGATCATCGGCGATCTGACCGACCTTTATACGATGAAGCGCGAGGATATCTACAAGCTATACCAATCCTACTATATCCCCAATAACGCAGTGCTCTCTATTGCTGGTGACTTTGATACCCAGACAATGCTTGACCGCATTCGCCAGCTGTATGAGCCACAAGTAGCCGGCGCGAATCCACCCAGGTTGGTACGGACCGAGCCACCCCAAATCGGTGAACGACGCGTGTCGGTGGAAGGACCTGGGGAGACGGTTTTCCTGCAGGTATCCTACCGGGCACCAGCTGCAGACGACCCGGACTTTTTTGCCCTGAACCTCCTGGATAGCCTGCTCACGGGCCCAACCAACTTGAACATGTTCGGAGGCGGTATCACCAACAAAACCTGCCGCCTGTATACTGCGCTGGTGGAGAAAGAGCTGGCAGTGAGTGTAAATGGCGGGCTACAAGCGACGATCGATCCATACTTGTATACTACGGTAATGACGGTCCATCCGGCGCATACTGCCAGTGATTGTATTGAAGCCATGGATAATGAGATCAAGAAGCTCCAGGATGCTCCACCGCCAGTGGAAGAGCTGGAAAGGGCCATGAAACAAGCCCGGGCCATCTTTGCTTACGGCAGCGAATCGATTTCCAACCAGGCATTCTGGATGGGATTTGCCGAGATGTTTGCCAGTGTGGATTGGTTCAACACTTACCTCGACCGGTTGGCAACGGTCACCCCACAAGACGTGCAGCGCATGGCTCAGACCTGCCTGCGGCCTCAAAACCGCACCATTGGCGTCTACCTGCCTGAGGCCACCTCCTCATAG
- a CDS encoding alcohol dehydrogenase codes for MRAMLLIEQRRPLELAEVPVPLPGKGQVMVKVHTCGVCRTDLHVLDGDLTEPKLPLILGHQIVGTIVGLGEGVDRFSLGQRIGVPWLGYTDGTCRYCQRGQENLCDHPQFTGYNLDGGYAEYAVADERYCFPLSEKYNDVEAAPLLCAGLIGYRTYRLAGEHVERLGIYGFGAAGHIIAQVAAYQGKRVYAFTRPGDTTTQQFARRLGAYWVGGSDEMPPDELDAALVLAPVGALMVTALKAVAKGGVVVSGGIHMTDIPSFPYHLLWEERMIRSVANLTRQDGEEFLALAPKVPVKTTVTPYRLEDANQALDDLRSGKLDGAAVLII; via the coding sequence ATGCGCGCCATGCTTCTAATTGAACAACGCCGGCCTTTGGAGCTGGCGGAAGTTCCCGTGCCTTTGCCCGGCAAGGGACAAGTCATGGTCAAGGTGCATACCTGCGGTGTATGCCGTACCGACCTGCATGTGCTGGATGGCGACCTGACGGAGCCCAAGCTTCCGCTCATCCTCGGGCATCAGATCGTCGGTACGATCGTCGGCTTGGGTGAAGGGGTGGATCGGTTCAGCCTGGGGCAACGCATCGGCGTGCCCTGGTTGGGCTATACGGATGGCACATGCCGTTACTGCCAGCGTGGGCAGGAAAACCTGTGTGACCATCCACAGTTCACCGGATATAACCTGGATGGTGGTTATGCGGAGTATGCGGTTGCAGATGAGCGCTACTGTTTTCCCCTTTCAGAAAAATACAACGACGTTGAAGCCGCACCGCTGCTGTGCGCAGGGTTGATCGGCTATCGCACTTACCGGCTGGCAGGAGAGCATGTAGAGCGATTGGGGATATATGGGTTCGGGGCTGCCGGGCACATCATCGCCCAGGTGGCCGCCTATCAGGGCAAGCGCGTATATGCTTTTACGCGCCCAGGCGACACTACCACGCAACAGTTTGCCAGGCGGCTGGGCGCCTATTGGGTGGGTGGCTCAGATGAAATGCCCCCCGATGAGCTGGACGCTGCGCTGGTGCTCGCCCCGGTGGGAGCATTAATGGTGACCGCCCTAAAAGCGGTGGCTAAGGGTGGTGTGGTGGTGAGTGGCGGAATCCACATGACCGATATCCCAAGCTTCCCATACCACCTGCTGTGGGAAGAGCGTATGATCCGCAGTGTCGCCAATCTCACCCGGCAGGATGGGGAGGAATTCCTGGCGCTTGCCCCTAAAGTGCCAGTCAAGACCACCGTCACTCCATACCGGCTTGAGGATGCCAACCAGGCACTCGACGATCTACGCAGTGGCAAGCTGGATGGGGCTGCTGTTTTAATAATTTAA
- a CDS encoding lactamase, producing the protein MEITWYGLSCFRMTERNLATVVTDPYDATVVGYEPLKLKADILAVSHEAPGHSYTNSVKGYSHLITTPGEYEIGGVFITGIQTNGYGKNESEEPRNTLYVFDYEGVTVAHLGDLRRVPSQTEIEALGTVHIALVPVGGGGGLNAAKAAEVISLLEPGFVIPMHYGTASCNLKLAPLSKFLKEMGLGSIKAQPSLKVTKSMIPEETHVVVLEYQH; encoded by the coding sequence ATGGAGATCACCTGGTATGGTTTATCTTGTTTTCGCATGACCGAGCGCAACCTGGCAACGGTTGTCACCGACCCTTATGATGCCACCGTGGTGGGATACGAACCCCTTAAGCTAAAGGCGGATATCCTTGCGGTCAGCCATGAAGCGCCTGGTCATAGTTATACCAATTCAGTGAAAGGCTATTCTCACTTGATCACCACACCCGGCGAGTATGAAATCGGGGGTGTGTTCATTACGGGTATCCAGACCAATGGATATGGGAAAAACGAGTCCGAGGAGCCACGCAACACCCTGTATGTATTTGACTATGAAGGTGTGACTGTCGCCCATTTGGGTGACCTCCGCCGGGTACCCAGCCAGACGGAGATTGAAGCACTGGGCACGGTTCACATTGCACTGGTTCCCGTGGGAGGCGGTGGTGGCCTCAATGCAGCCAAAGCAGCTGAAGTGATCAGCTTGCTAGAACCTGGATTTGTCATCCCCATGCACTACGGCACTGCTTCATGCAATCTCAAGTTAGCGCCGCTCAGCAAATTTCTCAAAGAAATGGGGCTTGGCTCAATCAAGGCGCAACCTTCGCTTAAAGTCACCAAGAGCATGATCCCCGAAGAAACCCATGTGGTGGTGTTGGAATACCAACATTGA
- a CDS encoding insulinase family protein has translation MTIHSLPGPDDIVRKSLPNGIVILYRANPHSLSVVVTGYLCAGAIFEPDEKLGLAGFTALSLMRGTIQHNFQQIYDTLESSGASLGIDGGTHTVGFYGHALAEDLDLLVSTLAETIRQPSFPLDQVERLRSQLLTSLAIRAQDTTEMASLAFDELVYAGHPYRRPEDGYPETIRAITRGDLEAFHNQYFGPRGMVISIVGGVEPDKALDSVSRHLADWANPLQPDQPELPALKPLEGIIRRQVDIPGKSEADIVMGTAGPPRKSPDFLAASLGNSILGQFGMFGRIGESVRERSGLAYHASSSLSGGIGPGPWLFIAGVQPDNLEKAITLIRQEIARFVSEPVTSEELADNQANYIGRLPLSLESNAGVASALLNLERYQLGLDYYQGYPDLVRKVTAEEILETARKYLHPDQLAIVTAGTFIRPE, from the coding sequence TTGACCATCCATTCCCTACCCGGACCTGATGATATTGTCAGGAAGAGCCTGCCCAATGGCATCGTGATCCTCTACCGGGCGAACCCACATAGCCTGTCTGTGGTGGTCACCGGCTACCTGTGCGCCGGAGCGATCTTTGAGCCGGATGAAAAACTTGGCCTGGCGGGCTTCACAGCACTTTCACTGATGCGTGGCACCATCCAGCATAATTTCCAACAGATTTATGATACATTGGAATCGAGCGGGGCGAGCCTCGGGATTGACGGGGGCACCCATACCGTAGGTTTCTATGGGCACGCCCTGGCAGAGGACCTCGACCTGCTGGTGAGCACCTTGGCAGAGACGATCAGGCAACCCAGCTTCCCGCTCGATCAAGTCGAGCGCTTGCGTAGCCAGCTGCTGACCAGCCTGGCAATCCGTGCCCAGGATACCACCGAGATGGCATCCCTGGCATTTGATGAGCTGGTGTATGCCGGGCACCCCTACCGCCGGCCCGAAGATGGCTATCCAGAGACGATTAGGGCGATCACCCGGGGTGACCTGGAAGCTTTTCACAACCAGTATTTCGGGCCACGCGGGATGGTTATTTCAATTGTTGGTGGAGTAGAACCAGATAAAGCGTTGGATTCGGTCAGCCGTCATCTGGCAGATTGGGCAAATCCGTTGCAACCCGACCAGCCCGAGCTTCCTGCGCTGAAACCGCTGGAAGGCATCATCCGGCGCCAGGTGGATATCCCCGGTAAATCGGAAGCGGACATCGTGATGGGTACCGCAGGTCCACCGCGCAAGTCACCCGATTTTCTGGCCGCTTCCCTTGGGAATAGCATCCTGGGTCAGTTTGGGATGTTTGGGCGCATCGGTGAGTCGGTCAGGGAGCGCTCAGGCCTGGCATATCATGCCTCGTCCAGCTTGAGCGGTGGGATTGGCCCGGGTCCCTGGTTGTTTATTGCTGGGGTGCAGCCTGACAATCTGGAAAAAGCCATCACCCTCATACGACAAGAGATCGCCCGCTTCGTGAGTGAGCCCGTCACAAGTGAGGAGCTTGCGGATAACCAGGCGAATTACATTGGGCGCCTGCCGCTATCCCTGGAATCGAATGCCGGGGTGGCGTCTGCATTGCTCAATCTTGAGCGCTACCAGCTGGGGTTGGATTATTACCAGGGCTACCCAGACCTCGTGCGTAAGGTCACTGCAGAAGAAATATTAGAGACAGCTCGAAAATACCTTCACCCCGACCAGCTGGCGATTGTCACCGCCGGGACATTTATAAGGCCCGAATAA
- a CDS encoding ACP synthase — protein sequence MRTGVDIIEINRFSTACQNYKQRMLSRLFTDTELDENKKNMASLAARFAAKEAVAKALGTGIGPVTWHEIEICRGTAGEPVLHLHGSAQALAEQLNLTTWSLSLSHTQVQAIAFVVAIGN from the coding sequence CTGCGAACTGGGGTTGACATCATTGAAATTAACAGGTTTTCGACTGCCTGCCAGAATTATAAGCAGCGCATGTTAAGCCGCCTATTTACGGATACCGAGCTGGATGAAAATAAAAAAAATATGGCTTCCCTGGCAGCCCGCTTTGCAGCCAAAGAAGCGGTCGCCAAGGCTCTCGGTACTGGCATCGGTCCCGTCACCTGGCACGAGATCGAGATATGCCGGGGGACGGCAGGTGAGCCGGTGTTACACCTCCATGGATCCGCGCAGGCATTGGCCGAACAGCTCAATCTAACCACCTGGTCACTCAGTCTGAGCCATACCCAGGTGCAGGCGATCGCTTTTGTGGTAGCGATTGGCAATTAA
- the mutY gene encoding A/G-specific adenine glycosylase, whose amino-acid sequence MTLVAPDFSSLLLRWYEEHARSLPWRGHPDPYAVWVSEIMLQQTRVETVTPYFLRWMQRFPTIEALATASLQEVLSVWEGLGYYGRARNLHRAAQLVVQEYQGQLPAEAHLLRKLPGIGRYTAAAIASIAFNQDESALDGNIRRVLARFFNVEKDARSVEGERELWRLAEQNLPKGHAGTYNQALMDLGATVCTPKTPTCAQCPLGQACLARQLGIQEQRPVLLPKPAVPHYVVTAAVISRGDQVLIACRPPQGLLGGLWEFPGGKQQEGEDLAGCLRREICEELGADVEVGLQLGVYRHAYTHFRVTLHAFSCKLIGGEPHPIQAAELRWVLPGELSQFPMGKIDRQISQSLVSSTSL is encoded by the coding sequence ATTACCCTGGTTGCCCCTGATTTTTCCTCACTGCTGTTGCGTTGGTACGAGGAGCATGCACGCAGCCTGCCATGGCGGGGTCATCCCGACCCATATGCGGTATGGGTTTCGGAGATCATGCTGCAGCAAACGCGTGTTGAGACCGTCACCCCTTATTTTCTCCGTTGGATGCAGCGTTTTCCAACAATTGAGGCACTGGCCACTGCTTCACTGCAAGAAGTATTATCCGTCTGGGAAGGCCTGGGATACTATGGGCGCGCTCGTAATCTACATCGGGCTGCCCAGCTTGTGGTACAGGAATACCAGGGCCAGCTGCCTGCGGAAGCTCACCTGTTGCGGAAATTACCCGGCATCGGGCGCTACACAGCTGCCGCAATTGCTTCAATCGCTTTTAACCAGGATGAATCTGCCCTGGATGGGAATATTCGCCGGGTCTTAGCTCGTTTTTTTAATGTAGAAAAAGACGCCCGGTCAGTGGAAGGCGAGAGGGAATTATGGCGGCTGGCTGAGCAAAATCTCCCCAAAGGGCATGCGGGGACCTACAACCAGGCCCTCATGGACCTGGGAGCCACTGTGTGCACCCCCAAAACTCCCACATGCGCTCAATGCCCGTTGGGGCAGGCTTGCCTGGCTAGGCAGCTTGGCATCCAGGAGCAACGCCCGGTGTTGCTACCCAAACCTGCTGTCCCGCATTATGTAGTCACTGCTGCGGTGATCAGCCGGGGTGACCAGGTATTAATCGCCTGCCGGCCGCCCCAGGGGTTACTGGGCGGACTGTGGGAATTCCCTGGCGGTAAGCAACAAGAAGGTGAGGACCTGGCAGGTTGTTTGAGAAGAGAAATATGCGAAGAGTTGGGTGCCGATGTGGAAGTAGGCCTACAGCTTGGAGTATACCGGCACGCCTATACCCATTTTCGGGTCACCCTGCACGCCTTCAGTTGCAAGCTGATTGGGGGTGAGCCCCATCCCATTCAGGCTGCTGAACTGCGTTGGGTTTTACCAGGCGAATTATCCCAGTTCCCTATGGGGAAAATCGATCGTCAGATCTCACAATCTCTGGTATCATCAACCTCCCTATGA
- a CDS encoding ABC transporter ATP-binding protein, translating to MIAVQTEELVKVFGKFSALNGLELMVEEGTIFGFLGPNGAGKTTSIRILTGLAHATSGKAWVLGNLIGSSKDPIAKQIGFLPEEPAFYTWMTPLEFLDYVGRIFGLPSAERDARSKELLQLAGLEDSAKRRIGGFSRGMRQRLALAQALINRPRVLFLDEPASALDPVGRKEVLGFIEQLRGQCTVFMSTHILADVERVCDTVGIINHGKLVTQAPREALLAQYAVPALEVEVDDHSKNDVMSWIESLRNMPWVKVISHDAPTLRVIVNDIELAKKELLTSAVQAGIVFNKYEVVRPSLEDVFMQLVGEEEIKQ from the coding sequence ATGATAGCCGTTCAAACCGAAGAATTAGTTAAAGTCTTCGGAAAGTTTTCTGCTTTGAATGGATTGGAACTGATGGTGGAGGAGGGGACCATCTTTGGCTTCCTTGGCCCGAATGGGGCCGGGAAAACAACCAGCATACGCATCCTGACTGGCCTGGCCCACGCTACTTCTGGAAAAGCCTGGGTGCTTGGTAACCTGATCGGTTCAAGCAAGGATCCAATTGCTAAACAGATCGGCTTCTTGCCCGAAGAGCCAGCATTTTACACCTGGATGACCCCGCTAGAATTCCTGGATTATGTGGGGCGAATATTTGGGTTACCGTCAGCAGAGCGAGATGCCCGGTCGAAAGAGCTGCTCCAATTGGCAGGCCTGGAAGATTCGGCTAAAAGGCGGATTGGCGGTTTTTCACGCGGCATGCGCCAGCGGCTGGCATTAGCTCAGGCGTTGATCAACCGTCCCAGGGTTCTATTCCTGGATGAGCCTGCCAGCGCCCTCGACCCGGTTGGGCGTAAGGAAGTATTGGGATTCATTGAGCAGCTGCGTGGTCAGTGCACGGTGTTCATGTCAACCCATATCCTGGCGGATGTAGAGCGGGTATGTGACACGGTGGGGATCATCAACCATGGCAAGCTCGTGACTCAGGCCCCAAGGGAAGCCCTGCTGGCCCAGTATGCCGTCCCTGCCCTCGAGGTGGAGGTGGATGATCACTCAAAAAATGATGTCATGTCTTGGATTGAATCGCTACGTAATATGCCGTGGGTGAAGGTCATCAGCCATGACGCTCCTACTCTACGGGTGATCGTCAATGATATCGAATTAGCTAAGAAGGAACTTTTGACATCAGCAGTCCAGGCAGGGATTGTCTTCAACAAGTATGAGGTCGTCAGGCCTTCCTTGGAAGATGTGTTTATGCAGCTGGTGGGGGAGGAGGAGATCAAGCAATGA
- a CDS encoding excinuclease ABC subunit C has product MSERQYFIYIMTTMMNTVLYTGVTNDLRRRVFEHRSGKGRNFTNRYKVYKLVYYETGSSIDAALTREKQIKGGSRGKKIELIKSINPNWEDIFDKYFE; this is encoded by the coding sequence ATGTCTGAAAGACAATACTTTATTTACATCATGACGACTATGATGAACACGGTCTTATACACTGGTGTAACCAATGACCTGAGACGGAGAGTCTTTGAGCATCGATCTGGGAAAGGCAGAAACTTCACGAACCGTTATAAAGTGTATAAGCTAGTGTATTATGAAACGGGGAGCAGCATCGATGCAGCGCTTACCCGAGAAAAGCAGATCAAAGGTGGCTCGAGGGGGAAAAAGATCGAATTGATCAAAAGCATCAATCCAAACTGGGAGGATATATTTGATAAGTATTTCGAATAA
- a CDS encoding chromate transporter gives MINMLLLWQIFILFTRVAMFSWGGGPASLALMQRETTSATWTPPGQIDPVPWITPDEFADAVAIGNAIPGPIAPQVSAYVGYKLAGAPGAISAAVGTVIPTTVLMLILIVFFFGIKNSVAVKAMLQAVRPVVVGLLLWTAYDMAKNVFGVQKLGWGQALAQGWDKLLFALGAFVLLTFTKINPAIIILVTALLGFLLYRK, from the coding sequence ATGATCAATATGCTCTTGCTCTGGCAAATATTCATTCTCTTCACCCGTGTAGCCATGTTCTCCTGGGGTGGAGGTCCTGCATCGCTGGCGTTGATGCAGCGCGAGACGACCAGTGCCACCTGGACGCCTCCAGGGCAAATCGACCCGGTCCCATGGATCACTCCCGACGAATTTGCAGATGCTGTGGCGATCGGCAACGCCATCCCCGGGCCGATAGCGCCGCAGGTTTCGGCGTACGTTGGCTATAAACTGGCGGGTGCACCAGGTGCTATTTCGGCGGCAGTGGGTACGGTCATCCCAACCACAGTCTTGATGCTGATCCTCATTGTATTCTTCTTTGGAATCAAGAACAGTGTGGCGGTCAAGGCCATGCTACAGGCAGTCAGGCCTGTGGTGGTTGGCTTGCTGCTTTGGACGGCCTATGACATGGCTAAAAATGTGTTTGGTGTCCAGAAACTAGGCTGGGGCCAGGCATTGGCCCAGGGGTGGGATAAACTATTATTCGCCCTAGGGGCGTTTGTCTTACTGACCTTCACCAAGATCAACCCGGCGATCATTATCCTGGTCACGGCTTTGCTCGGTTTCTTGCTATACCGGAAATAA
- a CDS encoding magnesium chelatase, with amino-acid sequence MRPVYPFTAIVGQERMKRSLVLNAVDQRIGGVLIRGERGTGKSTAARAMAALLPEIQVFADSPFNDDPEAPLTWSDWVKERKALGAELKVVKRRIAFIDLPISATEDRVVGTLDIEVAIQRGERLFEPGVLAAANRGLLYIDEVNLLDDHVVDLLLDSAAMGVNVVEREGISFAHPARFILVGTMNPEEGDLRPQLLDRFAHSAEIYGIREARERVLIMERNLAFEEDPEKFRHQWEDKERELSHQIELARKLVDQVTYSSRDLLSIASLTASLNVEGHRADLVILKTARSQAAFEGRKSITERDIALAAELALPHRIRQGPFQQAVVSEDELQERIEQLQGSSASAGEPEPVAEDEDHSPRFDKKKRPKPHLGARPTESEPE; translated from the coding sequence ATGCGACCCGTCTATCCCTTCACAGCTATCGTTGGGCAAGAGCGCATGAAGCGCTCGCTGGTCCTTAACGCGGTTGATCAGCGTATCGGGGGTGTGTTGATTCGCGGCGAGCGCGGCACCGGCAAATCGACCGCGGCACGCGCCATGGCAGCCTTACTACCTGAGATCCAGGTTTTTGCTGATTCGCCATTCAACGATGACCCTGAAGCCCCACTCACCTGGTCGGATTGGGTCAAGGAGCGCAAAGCCCTGGGCGCTGAGCTGAAGGTGGTGAAGCGCCGGATCGCGTTCATCGACCTGCCAATCAGCGCTACGGAAGACCGGGTGGTCGGCACGCTGGATATCGAAGTGGCCATCCAGAGGGGCGAGCGCCTGTTCGAGCCAGGCGTGCTGGCTGCTGCCAACCGTGGCTTATTGTACATCGACGAGGTCAACCTGCTGGACGATCATGTGGTAGACCTGCTGCTTGATTCGGCTGCCATGGGGGTTAATGTCGTCGAGCGTGAAGGAATCTCCTTCGCCCATCCAGCCCGCTTCATCCTGGTCGGGACGATGAATCCAGAAGAAGGTGACCTGCGGCCCCAATTATTGGACCGTTTTGCCCATTCTGCTGAAATCTACGGCATTCGTGAAGCGCGTGAGCGTGTGCTGATCATGGAACGCAATCTTGCTTTTGAGGAAGACCCCGAAAAGTTCCGCCACCAATGGGAAGACAAGGAACGTGAACTATCCCATCAGATCGAGCTGGCACGCAAACTGGTGGACCAGGTCACCTACAGTAGCCGTGACTTGCTGTCGATTGCTTCGCTTACTGCCTCGCTCAACGTGGAAGGTCACCGTGCCGACCTGGTGATCCTCAAAACCGCCCGGTCCCAGGCAGCGTTCGAGGGCCGTAAATCTATCACCGAACGCGATATCGCTCTCGCCGCTGAGCTGGCTCTACCCCATCGCATCAGGCAGGGTCCTTTCCAGCAGGCCGTCGTCTCAGAAGACGAACTTCAGGAACGTATCGAACAGCTGCAGGGTTCATCAGCCAGTGCCGGAGAACCCGAACCAGTGGCGGAGGACGAAGATCATTCTCCACGGTTTGATAAAAAAAAAAGACCTAAACCTCACCTCGGAGCAAGACCAACGGAATCTGAACCAGAGTGA